A region from the Chrysoperla carnea chromosome 4, inChrCarn1.1, whole genome shotgun sequence genome encodes:
- the LOC123298145 gene encoding histamine H2 receptor, translating to MDEFQYPLDPNKFYPISPIPIIPNPTSIIPTTPSSTGSVPILETSHIFWMIIDSTLMLIILSGNILTICAVHFNRKLSRTIANQFILNLAISDCFVGLTLPYHLIFYLDNNTFGQHKSTCLLRFVLITMACSASIYNLIAIALDRYIAIVYPLHYNRYMTKKVSVLIIICGWVLSTAVSTLPVYWNRWDIAEEVKHTLNQEIECELHIIIPKYYVTFVMVPYFAIVWATLFILYVRIWREAVHHAKRLRSTTNYYQNGFHKRDWKSIQVVLLVLGCFSICWLPYLIVACFEVTDNADTISDTTITYKTVFSLAMINSGMNPIIYAWKNTGFRTAFKRLLTCQSPDCTDYNPSYRNQYVHNNNSSTINNQSQKITTIHTSDPNLTPNMLSTTVNQLPVVTTCTTLNEVISDDVISDKINCDIVTVNETQNGSKPTQNTELVLYSNGLKHNNSTFTIITNTESDLEETVT from the exons ATGGATGAATTTCAATATCCACTAGATCCCAATAAATTCTATCCAATATCCCCCATTCCAATAATACCGAACCCTACATCAATAATACCCACAACACCCTCGTCTACGGGTTCCGTACCAATATTAGAAACATCACACATATTTTGGATGATAATCGACTCAACGCTTATGTTAATCATATTAAGTGGAAACATTTTAACAATTTGCGCTGTACACTTCAATCGTAAATTATCGAGAACGATTGCcaatcaatttatattaaatttagcgATTAGCGATTGTTTCGTTGGATTAACACTCCCctatcatttaatattttacttagaTAACAACACGTTTGGACAACATAAATCGACATGTTTATTACGATTTGTATTAATCACGATGGCTTGTAGTgcttcaatttataatttaatcgcAATCGCGTTAGATCGATACATAGCGATTGTTTATCCATTGCATTATAATCGATACATGACAAAGAAAGTTTcagttttgattataatttgtgGATGGGTTTTATCAACAGCAGTTTCAACGTTACCCGTGTATTGGAATCGTTGGGACATCGCTGAAGAAGTCAAACATACACTAAACCAAGAGATTGAATGtgaattacatataattattccCAAGTATTATGTAACATTTGTAATGGTGCCATATTTTGCAATTGTATGGGCtacgttgtttattttgtatgttCGAATTTGGCGTGAAGCTGTACATCACGCGAAACGATTACGATCCACTACCAATTATTATCAGAATGGATTTCATAAACGTGATTGGAAATCTATACAG GTAGTACTTTTGGTACTTGGCTGTTTTTCAATATGTTGGTTACCGTATTTAATTGTGGCATGTTTCGAAGTAACTGACAATGCAGATACAATATCAGATACAACAATCACATACAAAACTGTGTTTTCATTGGCCATGATCAATTCTGGAATGAATCCAATTATATACGCATGGAAGAATACAGGATTTCGTACAGCATTCAAACGTTTATTAACATGTCAAAGTCCAGACTGTACCGATTACAATCCAAGTTATCGTAATCAATATGTACACAACAATAATTCATCAACAATCAATAATCAATCTCAAAAAATTACTACAATTCATACAAGTGATCCGAATTTAACACCAAACATGTTGTCAACTACAGTTAATCAGTTACCAGTGGTGACAACCTGTACTACTTTGAATGAGGTGATCAGTGATGATGTAAtaagtgataaaataaattgtgataTTGTGACTGTGAATGAAACACAAAATGGTTCCAAACCGACCCAAAATACTGAACTTGTTTTATATTCAAAcggtttaaaacataataatagtaCGTTTACGATAATTACAAATACAGAGAGTGATTTAGAAGAAACTgttacgtaa